A single region of the Salvelinus sp. IW2-2015 linkage group LG20, ASM291031v2, whole genome shotgun sequence genome encodes:
- the LOC111981476 gene encoding LOW QUALITY PROTEIN: junction plakoglobin-like (The sequence of the model RefSeq protein was modified relative to this genomic sequence to represent the inferred CDS: inserted 2 bases in 2 codons; deleted 2 bases in 1 codon) — MLLERAEGSVKVAEWQQTYYGDDSGIQSGATTVRDDEGTEYSAKKYAVTNTLVENPTEVEAQYTLTRAQRVRAAMFPETLVEGEAVLSTQTDPGQQTNVQRLAEPSQLLKTAIIHLINYQDDAELATRAVPELTKLLADDDAVVVNKAAMIVNQLTRKEASRRVLMQSPQMVAAVVRAMQNTGDMETARCAASVLHSLSHQREGLLAIFKSGGVPALVRMLSSPMESVLFYAITTLHNLLLHQEGAKMAVRLADGLQRMVPLLKKSNPKFLAITTDCLQLLSYGNQESKLIILANGGPEGLVFIMRNYNYEKLLWTTSRVLKVLSVCPSNKPAIVEAGGMQALGQHLTGSSQRLTQNCLWTLRNLSDAATKQEGLDGLLQVLVGQLGSDDVNMLTCATGILSNLTCNNSRNKALVTQCGGVEALIHAVLRAGEKEDVAEPAVCALRHLTSRHQDAELAQNAVRLHYGIPAIVKLLGQPHYWPVVKVRAEIVGHGGLIRNLALCPVNQAPLREXGAIPRLVNLLLKAHXDTQRHASSSQQTYQDGVRMEEIVEGCTGALHILARDPVNRGEIASMQTIPLFVQLLYSYVENVKRVSAGVLCELALDKQSAEMIDAEGASAPLMELLHSNNEGIATYAAAVLFRISEDKSSDYRKRVSVELTHSLFKHDPAAWEMAHNAVPMQAAYLADELDGGYPPYGYSDLGMGGMPLEAEMHEQYMPEMAYDPRQAYPEPL; from the exons GTACAGCGCCAAGAAGTATGCCGTCACCAACACGTTGGTGGAAAACCCTACAG aggTGGAGGCCCAGTACACCCTGACRCGGGCCCAGCGAGTGAGAGCGGCCATGTTCCCAGAGACCCTGGTGGAGGGCGAGGCGGTGCTGTCCACTCAGACTGACCCGGGTCAGCAGACCAACGTCCAGCGGCTAGCTGAGCCCTCGCAGCTCCTCAAGACCGCAATCATCCACCTCATTAACTACCAGGATGACGCCGAGCTGGCCACTCGCGCCGTGCCCGAGCTCACCAAGCTGCTGGCCGACGATGATGCG GTGGTGGTCAACAAGGCGGCCATGATCGTGAACCAGCTGACACGGAAAGAGGCATCTCGACGGGTGCTGATGCAGTCCCCCCAGATGGTGGCGGCGGTGGTGCGGGCCATGCAGAACACGGGAGACATGGAGACAGCCCGTTGTGCTGCCAGCGTCCTCCACAGCCTGTCCCACCAGAGAGAGGGCCTGCTCGCCATCTTCAAGTCCGGGGGCGTCCCCGCCCTGGTCCGCATGCTcag tTCTCCCATGGAGTCAGTGCTGTTCTATGCCATCACCACCCTCCACAACCTGCTACTGCACCAGGAGGGAGCCAAGATGGCGGTGCGCCTGGCCGACGGCCTGCAGAGGATGGTGCCCCTGCTGAAAAAGAGCAACCCCAAGTTCCTGGCCATCACCACTGACTGCCTGCAGCTGCTCTCCTATGGAAACCAGGAGAGCAAG CTTATCATCCTAGCCAACGGGGGCCCTGAGGGGCTGGTCTTCATCATGAGGAACTATAATTATGAGAAATTGCTGTGGACCACCAGCCGTGTGCTCAAAGTTCTCTCAGTGTGCCCTAGCAACAAGCCCGCCATAGTGGAagctg GGGGCATGCAGGCCCTGGGACAGCACCTGACTGGCTCCAGCCAGCGCCTCACACAGAACTGCCTCTGGACCCTGAGGAACCTGTCTGATGCTGCCACTAAACAG gagGGTCTGGATGGCCTGCTGCAGGTGTTAGTGGGACAGCTGGGTTCGGACGACGTCAACATGCTGACGTGCGCCACGGGGATCCTGTCCAACCTCACCTGCAACAACTCCCGCAACAAGGCCCTGGTCACGCAGTGCGGCGGCGTCGAGGCGCTCATCCACGCCGTGCTGCGGGCMGGAGAAAAGGAGGATGTGGCCGAGCCCGCCGTCTGCGCCCTGCGCCACCTGACGTCACGCCACCAGGACGCCGAGCTGGCCCAGAATGCTGTGCGGCTGCATTATGGTATTCCTGCCATTGTCAAGCTGCTGGGGCAGCCCCACTACTGGCCTGTGGTGAAGGTGAGGGCGGAGATAGTTG GCCACGGTGGTCTGATCCGTAACCTGGCGCTGTGCCCAGTCAATCAGGCCCCACTGAGGG CTGGAGCCATCCCCCGATTGGTCAACCTGCTGCTGAAGGCTC AGGACACCCAGAGACACGCCTCCAGTTCTCAGCAGACGTACCAG GATGGTGTTCGTATGGAGGAGATAGTGGAGGGCTGTACAGGAGCCCTGCACATCCTGGCTAGAGACCCCGTCAACAGGGGAGAGATCGCCAGCATGCAGACCATCCCACTCTTTGTACAG CTGTTGTACTCGTATGTGGAGAATGTGAAGCGTGTGTCTGCGGGGGTGCTGTGTGAGCTGGCCCTGGACAAGCAGTCTGCGGAGATGATCGATGCAGAGGGAGCCTCCGCCCCGCTCATGGAGCTACTGCACTCCAACAACGAGGGCATCG CCACCTATGCAGCAGCCGTTCTCTTCCGTATCTCGGAGGACAAGAGTTCTGACTACAGGAAGCGTGTGTCCGTGGAGCTCACCCACTCACTGTTCAAACACGACCCTGCGGCCTGGGAGATG gccCACAATGCTGTACCCATGCAAGCTGCATACTTGGCGGATG agCTGGATGGAGGCTACCCCCCTTATGGCTACTCTGACCTGGGCATGGGCGGGATGCCACTAGAAGCAGAGATGCATGAGCAGTACATGCCTGAGATGGCCTACGATCCCCGACAGGCCTACCCAGAGCCCCTTTAA